The Leptolyngbya sp. 'hensonii' DNA segment CCTGCAGGAGAAGTTGTTTGTCGAGGCCAGCGACGAAACCAGTCAGGGTGGCGCGATCGGTGAGGCCGAGGCTGGTCATCAGTTGTTCCAGGTAGGCGGTGTATTCAGGCTCACCTGAGCCCGCCAGGATGAGGTGAAAGGAGTGATGCTGGGCAGCTAGTTGACCGAGAACCTGGATCAACAGGTCAGGCCGTTTCTTGTAATGGAGACGGGAGAGGTAGAGGACGATCGGGGTGTCTGGGGCAATCCCATAGCGATATCGCACCTTTGACCCTGCCTCGGGCCAGGATGGAATCCGATCGACCCCCAGGGGCAGGGTGATCAGGGGAGCCTGAACCCCAAAAGACTGGACATCCTGGGCTTCTCCAGCGGAGGTGCAGTGGACTCCTGCTGCTCCATTCAGGTTGGATCGTTCCAGGAGGGTGGCATAGACCTGCTTCTTGAGACGACTCTGGGCTAGAGCCCAGGGACTGAGCTGGCCCATGGCTCGCACTGTGTAGGGAACCTGTTGTAGACGGGCGATCGCCCCAGCACAGGTCGAGGGGTAGGAAAACAGGTAGTGGGTATCCAGCACATCGTAGTCCCGGATGTGCTTCCAGAGCCAGTGGGTGAGTCTGCCGGAGAAGACAAACCCCCGGTCCTTACCCAGCGCCATCCCTCCGAGCGCAGGAAGAAACTGAGGGAAAAACCGGACTGGCACCCCTTCGTATTCCACTGGCTCTTCGAGGGGGACCTCTAGGGGAGCCGAGCCATCTGGGCCATTGTCATTGGTGGTGGCAATTTCGGCGTCCACCCCCTGGGCTCGCAGGGAACGCACCAGGTTCAGAACGACTTCGCTGGGGCCACCCCGCCGGGGGGATACAGAGAGTGTGACATGCAAGATTTTCATAAAGGGGCTTTCTGGAGTGGGAAGGTTAGGGAGCCTGGTGCCCTGGTTCCGGTTAAATGGACATGGCCATCGCTGCTGGCGGGCGGCAGAGCCAGACTACGGTGCTGTTGAACAGGTTGCCTGCGATCGGAAAAGGGGTAAAAATTTGCTGCTCTACCTGCAAGGTCTGCCGCAGAAGCCTTTCTACCTTGCGGTAATCAAACCCCTTATGGCCTTTGTAAGTGGCGTCAGAGGAATGGGAAGAGGGAAAACGATCGGTGTCCCAGAGCATCCCCGCTGCAAACAATTCATCAGGAGTATAGGATTCGTAGCCATAGTCTCCTTTCCAGTTCGCCAGAAACCGGCCCATTTGCTTAACCAGCAAGGAAGGACCAATTTCGATCGGAACAGAAATGACTAAGCGGGCCTGGGGCTGGGCATAGTGGAGCAAGTCAGCCAGGATGGCTGGCACACTGTGGACATGTTCCAGGGTTTCCGTACAGAGGAGCAAGTCGCAACTGTGGGGGGCAATGCGACTGGGTAAATCATCAGGATGACAGACCTGCAAATCCGTCTGGTTGGCGAACTGGGCATTGCAGGTAGCTACCATCTGGGGGTCCACATCGACCCCAATCCCAGTTCGAATCAGGTTCTGTTCCAGGGCAATCCGTAAGAGCCAGGCATCGCCACAGCCATAATCCAGGGCCAGGGTATAGGGAATCGCAGTTGGATGACCCTGAATCAGGTCCAGGACTGTTTTATATCGGGAACGGTGGGCCGTTCGGGTGAGGGAATTCCCTTTTTCCAGAAGTCGTTCAGAGTAGCCCATAGGTCGCTACAAAATGGTTTGCAATAGTTTAGCCAAAGTCTGCTGAAAGTGTTCAAATCCGAATAGTTCAATCACGCGCTGTCGCAGAGCTACTGGTTGGTACATCAGCGGATGGGGATAGGTTTTCTCCAGGACCTGGATCAGGATCTGGGCCAGGGTGGCCACATCATTGGGATCAACAAGCACTCCCAGTTCCCCCCCCGCCAGGGCATCGATCGCCCCATCCTGATTGCCCCCGATCGTGGGCTTACCACAGGCTAGGGCCTCCAGGTAAACAATTCCGAATCCTTCGCCCTGACTGGGCATAGCAAAGACATCACAGAGGTTGTAATGGTCAGCCAGCTCCTGGTCGGGAACGAATCCCGTCAGAGTAACACAGTCCTGCAAATCGAGGGCAGTAATCATCTGCTCAATTCGGGGCCGATCGTTCCCCTTGCCCGCCAGAATATAGCGCACCGTGGGAATCTGGGCTCGAATGCGAGGCAGGGCCTGCAGAATCTGGTCGTAGCCCTTATACCGTTCGCTGGCATCGAGTCGGGCCACAGTGAGAATAATGGGTTGGGTGGCGGTCAGACCATAGCGCTGGAGCAGGGTTGGGGGACGGGGACCCGGTTGAAATCGATCGGCATCAAAGGTATTGGGCAGGAGCAGAACCCGGTCTGGATCAAGGTGTTGTTCCTGCAACAACCGATCACGGGTGTAATTGCTGACGGCCAGAATTCGATCGGCATGACGCAAGGCGACCCGGAGTCCAGGCCGCCGAATATTCCAGGCTTCTACGCCATGGGCGACAGCCCAGTAGGGTGTACCGATCATCCGGTTGAGCCAGTAGGCCACGACGGAAAAATTCAGGTGGGTAGTAATGACCAGATGGGGCCGACCCAGCAGCCCCCAGCCCCAGAGTTGCAGGCCATAGACCAGGGTCCTGAAGGGGAGGGGCCAGCGTCCAGCAAAGTGAAACCGGGTGCCAGGGAGTACGGGAATCTGAAGTGTGGCGCGGGTGTCGTGTTTTAGGAATACGTCATAGTCCCAAGCGGGGCTGATCTGCTGTAATGCCTGTAGCAGAAAGGCGGAGTAGACCTGAATCCCGCCCTTGAACTCAAAGATGTCAGGAAACCAGAGGTGAAACCGGGAGGGAGTCTGATCGGGTTTCATGGTCGATCGCCCAGTAATTGTTGAATTCGGGTGCCCATCCGCTGCCGATAAAGATCCCAGGTGAGGATTTCTGCCCGTCGGCGGGCGGCCTGGCCCATCTCAGCCAGTTCCACCGGGTGGTGATAACACCAGGCCAGACGCTCCTCCAGGGCTGCGGGGTCGCGAATCGGGATGATAAATCCTTCCCGCCCATCGGTGATCAGGTCGGTTCCTCCGGCATGGGGAGTGGTGATGAGGGGAATGCCACAGGCCATGGCCTCCAGCAGCACCAGGGGCATACCCTCCACCAGCGAGGGCAATACCAGGACGCTAGCGCTGCTGTAGTACTGGTTGAGGGAAGCGTGGGGAACGGAGGGAACATAGCGGAACAGCCCCTCATAGGGGCTCAACCATGGTTCTGGAAACTCATTCAGCCCCACCAGTAATAATTCGGCATCTGGTAAATGTAGACTTTTCCAGCTCTGCAACAGGTAATGGACGCCTTTGCGGGGGCCAACCCGCCCGACGAACAGAACCCGAAATCGATCGTCCGGTTTTGGTTGGGGCTGGAAGTACTCGATCGGAGCCCCAAAGGGCACGATCGTCACCCGTTCTGCGGCAATACCTGATTCCAGTAGGGATTGCTGTACAAAAGTAGACGGGACAAAAATGTGATCCGCCAGTTGAATTTCCTGGTGTTTGCGGGCAATTTTCCAGGGCGGCTCCTGGGCAGCTTCCAGAGCGACTGCCAGATCTGGGAAGTGCTCTGCTTCAGCAGCTTGAATTTTCTGGCTGAGGGGATAGAAGGCGATCGCCAGGTCGTAAAAGCACCGAATTCCCTGGGCCTTTGCTGCTGTAAAGGTCGTGGCAGCCCCATCTTCATAGGCATAGATGGCATCCAGATCCGTCAGGTGGTGGTGGGCCACCTCTTGGTCTAAGCCCAGACTGACCCAGTCCACGGGACCAGCAGCTCCCAGACCCAGTCGGGAACTCAGGCCAGTCCGCACCAGCAAGAGCCGGATCAGCTCCCGTCCCTGGTAGGTCTGCAGAGACACCCCCGCTGGAGGCACCCAGGTGCGCCGCTCCAGTTCTCGCAGCAGGCTCTGGGGCAGCCACTTCAGGGAGCGGCGGCCAGTGGGATTATAGGCGATCGTCGTCACAATCTCCTGCAACAGACCGGCTGCTGCCAGAGCGATCGCCGTATTGCGGGCAAAGGGATTAGGGTGAATGATAGCCAGGGAGATACGGGGAGCCATGGATTTGCAACACCTGTTCTTGGCGGAGTTGTTCGACCCGGTCCAGATGGGGGAGCAGAAAGATGAACCCGCTGAGGAACCAGTAATAGGGGGCAAAGGTATGGTGGAAGACCAGGAAGCCAACTCCCTGGACCATTTGGATCAGGAAGGCCGTCAAGGCGAGCTGGCGCAGGAAGGGTTGGCGCACGCTCCAAAAGACGCTAAACAGACAGATCGCAATACCCAGCCGTAATCCGTACCAGAGAAAAAAGCCGATCGGACCCAGTTCCAGGGCCACGCGCCCCAGTTCTCCTTCGTGGAAGACGGGAATCAGCTCGCCGGGGGGTAATCCCAGCAAGCGTCGCAGGGGTAAGCTGCCCTGGTGGGTGGCCCCGGCTCCATAGCCGTCCAGATCCTTCAGTTGCATAAACCGGATCGGTTCTAACAGGGTTGCTGACACCCGTTCTGACACATCCTTGTTGGTGGTCACCCGTCTGCGGAAGCGATCGATGGCAGAACTAAAGCCCAGTAAAACACTGATGCCTGTTACCGTGAGTGGGATAGCAAACTGGCGGATCAATCGCAGGTTGCTTCTGGGTTGGGTAAATGTCCGAATCAGGATAAAGCTGGCAAAAAACAGACATTCCCCAAAGACCAAGCTGCGGGACCCAGTCATGAAGGAGTTGACCGCAACCAGAATCAGCTCGATGACGGTGATGCTGCGCCAAAACAGGGACTGGTTGACTGTCAGCATGGGGAACAGCAGCCCGAAGCAGACGATCAGATAGCCCGTGTAGCTGTTGATGTAGGAGAAAGTGCCCGTGACCCGGACGGTGGCCAGACCCCCTGCCCCAAAGGTTGCCGTATCTACGGCTCGACCGGGAGCATAAACATTCAGAAAGCTGGAGGGAGGGCTGAAGAACTGGGCAATCCCCAGCGTACAGGTCAGTAAGATGAGCAGCAGGTGATTTCGCAGGAATTTGTAGAGGTCCTCTTGGGTGGGAAACAGGGTGGGCAACATCCACATCAGAGGAATGTAAAACAGGTATGCCTTTAACCCCAGAATGCCAATCAGCAGTGATCCCAGTGCCGGGTTAAACGCCTGAAAGGTACACCAACCCGTGACCAGGAAAATAGGAATAAAAATCAACTGCTGGGGAATTCGCACCCGCTGCTGGACGGGCATAAAGAAGAAGAAATTCAGGTAGGCCCCCAGCAGGACGAAATCCTTCAAGAAATAGATCAGCTCGCTGGCTTGAGGTAGGAACCATTTGCGGAGCGCTCCTTCGAGGACCACGATCGCGAACATGGCTTTGACAGACATGCGCCAGTTCATCGAAGCG contains these protein-coding regions:
- a CDS encoding class I SAM-dependent methyltransferase, producing MGYSERLLEKGNSLTRTAHRSRYKTVLDLIQGHPTAIPYTLALDYGCGDAWLLRIALEQNLIRTGIGVDVDPQMVATCNAQFANQTDLQVCHPDDLPSRIAPHSCDLLLCTETLEHVHSVPAILADLLHYAQPQARLVISVPIEIGPSLLVKQMGRFLANWKGDYGYESYTPDELFAAGMLWDTDRFPSSHSSDATYKGHKGFDYRKVERLLRQTLQVEQQIFTPFPIAGNLFNSTVVWLCRPPAAMAMSI
- a CDS encoding glycosyltransferase; the encoded protein is MKPDQTPSRFHLWFPDIFEFKGGIQVYSAFLLQALQQISPAWDYDVFLKHDTRATLQIPVLPGTRFHFAGRWPLPFRTLVYGLQLWGWGLLGRPHLVITTHLNFSVVAYWLNRMIGTPYWAVAHGVEAWNIRRPGLRVALRHADRILAVSNYTRDRLLQEQHLDPDRVLLLPNTFDADRFQPGPRPPTLLQRYGLTATQPIILTVARLDASERYKGYDQILQALPRIRAQIPTVRYILAGKGNDRPRIEQMITALDLQDCVTLTGFVPDQELADHYNLCDVFAMPSQGEGFGIVYLEALACGKPTIGGNQDGAIDALAGGELGVLVDPNDVATLAQILIQVLEKTYPHPLMYQPVALRQRVIELFGFEHFQQTLAKLLQTIL
- a CDS encoding glycosyltransferase family 4 protein gives rise to the protein MAPRISLAIIHPNPFARNTAIALAAAGLLQEIVTTIAYNPTGRRSLKWLPQSLLRELERRTWVPPAGVSLQTYQGRELIRLLLVRTGLSSRLGLGAAGPVDWVSLGLDQEVAHHHLTDLDAIYAYEDGAATTFTAAKAQGIRCFYDLAIAFYPLSQKIQAAEAEHFPDLAVALEAAQEPPWKIARKHQEIQLADHIFVPSTFVQQSLLESGIAAERVTIVPFGAPIEYFQPQPKPDDRFRVLFVGRVGPRKGVHYLLQSWKSLHLPDAELLLVGLNEFPEPWLSPYEGLFRYVPSVPHASLNQYYSSASVLVLPSLVEGMPLVLLEAMACGIPLITTPHAGGTDLITDGREGFIIPIRDPAALEERLAWCYHHPVELAEMGQAARRRAEILTWDLYRQRMGTRIQQLLGDRP
- a CDS encoding glycosyltransferase is translated as MKILHVTLSVSPRRGGPSEVVLNLVRSLRAQGVDAEIATTNDNGPDGSAPLEVPLEEPVEYEGVPVRFFPQFLPALGGMALGKDRGFVFSGRLTHWLWKHIRDYDVLDTHYLFSYPSTCAGAIARLQQVPYTVRAMGQLSPWALAQSRLKKQVYATLLERSNLNGAAGVHCTSAGEAQDVQSFGVQAPLITLPLGVDRIPSWPEAGSKVRYRYGIAPDTPIVLYLSRLHYKKRPDLLIQVLGQLAAQHHSFHLILAGSGEPEYTAYLEQLMTSLGLTDRATLTGFVAGLDKQLLLQ